The Pieris brassicae chromosome 7, ilPieBrab1.1, whole genome shotgun sequence genome includes the window AACAGGACtgatacatatttttagattacAACCCTAGCAACCGTTCTAGTAATTTAAGagaatacttttataaatacataaaaaaatatgttttgcgTAATATGTTGTTGATGTTGAGTTAAAAAAGAAAGTGTACTAGCAAACTAGGATTCTCGGTGTCGTGGCCATAGTCCATTTgaccatataattattttagttacttggcgcaataaattctttataatacaattttataattttgactaGGGTTGGACAATAAGAATACTTTCGGTTTCAGCATAGGACAGATTTTGATTGTTAgtgaatttataaagttttgaatttgaaatgcTGTGTAGCGTTTTTTGGGTAGATTCACGTTGTTTGATGTGGTGTGGTCCGAGTGTttccaagttttttttaagaacatGATGCTAGTGAAACGTGCTGTATcgttgtattttgtttttagttattcATTTTGTAATCctaacaaaaattacataaatccTATAGGATACCTATCCGCAACCCAACTTCAAAttgtacaaataaacaaaacttttaactgtgagaaaattatacttaatagaAATATGCAGACTTTTCTGGAAACAAACACCACATCAAATACAACGCAAACCTATATATAAGCGAAAGTCGTACTTTCTTCGGCCAACGCTATTTCTCTTTCCGAGGCCCATTCATCTATAACTActtccttaaaaacaaaattatacacactCACATTTCATGCATTTACTAAAAATCTCTCTCTATAGAAATCTTGTTAAGAATATCTAGAATATCTTGTTAACCTGTCCTAtgctgatacagaaaatatttttattgagcaaaattagtttaaatataaatgtgttatgTAGAAGCCATTaagtaaaatgtttacatGTCAAAAGGAAGAGATTGGctgcccacaacacagggaatcctagtgtgggGGCCAGTAAACTttactttatcaaaatatccTGCATATggtctttaataaaaattactttctttcatttaacaaaaaaattcaaacatttaGAAAAGGAAAAAATCAATAGAAATGAAATACAATTAACTAAGTAATAGTGAGGGTatatacagataccggcaaacaacTTGACAAATGttcttgcctgcgcagaagcgatttttggGTGTGCGGTGCGGTGGTGCGTGGCGGCGGGAGAATGACGTGTCGGTCGcatgattggtaaatcagttgacatttgtgtcccgcgctgtgtacgatgcgcaaacttttccccactcccttgtattaaacaagaagtttgccggtatatCTATGTGACGTCTGCTCATGATGCGGGTGATTAAGCTGTGGATGATTAATACACCTTTCAAGCATATTCCACGATAGCTTAAACACGTGAAGGCGATTAAGCTGTGCATGATTAAtacattgtattgtattgtatttgtacagttgttgtattttttatcgatTCAGTGAATTTAGAGAttttagaaacaaaattttaagctTTCTCCTTATTACtgtagttaaaatttaaacatacggtgttaaataaaactaaaaaaataaaaaaacatgtattcAAAAATGATTACAAAACTAAGGCACTTTTTGAGTATGTATTGACATTTTAGCTTAACTACTGGAATGTACACAATTGGAAatgcttaaatatatttttaaaacaaaaagtcCTGAACACTGTGGGTAtggaacaaattattttttctaatactCGATCCCAGCACCTTTAAACTTATCTCTCTCTTGCTGCTAGGTTGGAAACATTGACGGTTTACGGTTTTTACTTTGATATCTGTCCCATACCCATAAATAGCTATTTTTAGTATAGTACCACATActacgaaaaatatttttcatggaAATTTAGGACGGATTTTCTTCTAAAatcttctaaaaaatattatgcaagttttatgatataaattaatgatcgcaatttctataaaaaaacatattctaACATGCGGGTTGTtgcaacaaaaaaaacatctttaacaaaaaataaaaacagtgaGTGTTACAaactaaatacaaataaagaaaattccaATACATTGATCGTATGACAAGTTTTGTGACAAAAAATAAGACCTACCCTAAATACTGGCaagaattaacaaatatacaaaaagacGTCGTTTCTTACATCTATATCTGTCTCTTTTATTTCGTGAGTCATAGACAGCACGATTTCAGTAGTTTACTGATTTATGTCTTAAACTTGACTTAATTGTCATggatactaaaaataatatggacGTACAAAAAATCAGTCTCCGTTTCTATCATTGAAAtcttatttatagaataacaaaaaatacaatttctatCGAGATTCAAAAAATGTGGGTAGATGCGAAATAAATTCGATATTTCGATTGAGTACACTGCTAGTATACTAAGGCTTGGATTTTACACCGTTACATCGACAGACGCTACCTCATTGGCTAATCCACAGGTATTAGCCCCAATAGCCAAGTGTATGTAGCCATCTAGGCCAAAACTTGAACCCCACGAGTTCTTCGCGATGTAGTATGGCACATCAGCTGTCAGGTCGTAACCAACTAACTCCACTGCGTGGTTCAGATCTTTCGGGGTCCCgctaaaaagaaaattcagCTAATAAGCGCCTTACATTCACAGAttcatcaatttttatttatttatctgatgttaagtgataccgccgcttatgtacactcacattgccagaaggcccGCAAGTGCCGACCTTTAAAGAATGGGTACGCCCTTTTCTtgccctaagtcgaattggtggTCGAAgacggaaatacttcagtcggTAGCAATATATTAGCAATAATTGTTTGGATTCCGCTGGAATCATAAGTGCTAATTGCGTGGTCATAGTTGTGTGCCATTGTAAGGcaacaaatatatactaatGTGATTAattaagcagtgttggcctattggcttcagcgtgcgactctcatccatgaggtcgtaggttcgattctcgGCTGTGTATAATGGACTTTCTAGTTGCACATTTAACAaacgctcgaacagtgaaagaatacatcgtgaggaaaccggtttgccttagacccaaaagtcgacggcgtgtctggcacagaaggctgattacctacttgcatattagattgacaaatgatcatgaaacatatacagaaatcagaggcccagacctaaaactaaaaagtttgtattgctactgatttattaattattttatttttgattaactAAAGACAATAATTAGTCCCTATATTCAACTGTAAAAATGACTAATACCttagaaaaaacaattcgAACAAAGTTATAAGGactcaaagtcaaaaatcattcattaatataggtaacacaatgtacacttatgaacgtcacaAACGTCAAAGTTACCTGCAATGATATTGTATGACTCCACCAAGATAGTTCTGCCAGGTTAACGCATTAACAGCCACTGCTACCGGGCCATGAGTCGCAATCGACGCTAGGATCTTGTCTTCTGCACttgtaaaactaaaagtaacaaTACTTATACCAATTCACacaattgatttaatttttaacacaacGTAAGCTCAATTTGACAGACTAcgaagaatacttttgttaaaaagAGGGTAAAGCACATTTTTTACGCGAGTGATGAAACCTAACactagttaagttacatatatatgtcgggGACTACTCGGATTATTGGTAATGTTTTGATAGTCAATTGACGGATCATTATTGTTACTTTGGTTAAGCATTGGTATCCCTTctattgcttttaaaaatcattatttaattggattcgatttgttttgttataattgtCATTGTGGTGATGAGACGTTGGACCGAGTTGGGTTTAGTACATTGTGATTAAAAGTTAGTTGCTTGCTCGTTATAATTTAAGCTAAATgtgttatttgtaatgttaaaatGAATCAATCTTAATGACGCCCACTAAGTCTGGTAATGAAGATGTCCATTGAAATCTCTCcgacatacatattttagttaagtAATAAGAAGCGGAAACTAATTGTTAACAATCATCTTCCAATTGTGgccaataaattgtaaatgtttcatacattaatcaattataatataacattcttgtttccgataatgtccaataggtcgactacatttatatgtaacagATGTGTCAGTTAGTTTTAAGAACCCATAAATGAGTAACAGTTTTTTGTTAGTCCAGCTTTGCAAcccttattttatattacaagtcCTTGTTTCAAACAATTAAAGACAGTTgacacccagcttcaaacaaagagtttcaATTATTTGAACATCCCTCCAACAACAGCCACCGAAGCTAACTCGCAACTCGTAACAAGATTTCTTATACATCTAACTTTTAAacgtattattaatttaggcCTTTTTATTCATTGCTTCAATACATCGTCTAGTGTAATGTAATAGGAGCAAGGTTTTTTCATCTACAGAATCTTGGCGATTATATTAAACGAAATGTTTTTTAGACTTACGATGTTAGAActgataaatgaaatatacatttcTATGGCCGTCCATTGTGTTACGcttgaatttatttcataaacgTCGATATGAAGAAgtcaaaatttacaatttttcgCTCAATAATGAACCTCGGCTACTCACTCATTACAAGTGAATGACTTCACACGAACACCGGTCGCATTCTTGTTCATCAGGCAGGCTCCATTGGTGAGTTTGAGAGGGtattctttatctgtttccACGACAGACTTGGTCATAGTGAGCCAATCCAGTAGGAGACAGATGTCGCCACCTGCGCACCCGCTATTGCCAAGGCCGGCGCAATCTATTACTTCCTGaaagacaaataaattcttaaaaataaaaaggcaagttattattacttattacataattttgtatgCTTATGTAGCTTTACGTACGGCGAGAAACTGTCAAAAAAAGttagcatatatatatatatatttcctagAAGGATACATCGTTAATTTTATGTTGGTTCACATCTATGTCGAAATGTTTGTTGgttacaaatacataattgtttaaaagttttatccagtattaatttattattacaggtgaatgaataaaaaccATCACGAAGAAATCATTGTCAAATGCGTTGCCAGCGTTTTATGTGTAGACATCGTAATTTATTTCGTTCATCTAATTagctaattatataaacagatacagaaatctgaaacccagtcattgatttattttaattatctaattCGGTTGACATTAAAGACAACACAATGGACCCTTCCATTGTGTTATCTTTTGATCTCATTGTTGCATTTGATGGGCAAACCAAAAAAAACTGCGCTGAAGTCTTAATAGAAATAGCAGGAAGAGACCGATGGACTAACGTAAGTAAATACTTACaacattaacaataaaagaaataaaataaggcattattattttaaaatatcaggacaaattataccaatttaaaaatatacctatcTCTGTCTGTATCTATTAAATAAGAGTGGATAGGtgttctaaattaaatttacaagaaTTAATTAAGAGCTAAGCTAATAgggtttgtaattaaataaggaTCACTTGAATTCCAATCCCacattctttaattaatttgtaattccTTTATAAGAGGGCATGTGTTATgtgtattacaaaaaaaagatgatcacgaaacatacagaaatcagaGGCTCTGATTTCAAGCTAGTTCTTTTCAGCAAACGCTTCATGTTCCGTTAAGATCTGCAacattatcttaatatatagattattagATATGCTAGGTCTTTTGtgacttataatttttaagacGTCTATAATAGAGCTTATAAAGAATTTCGTTGTTTTGGCGGTTTGAGCTTCTTGGTACCGTTTGTTCCGACTTATTTCCTGATGTGAGAAAGTGGTATCtttatgtattacattttCGTCCCAAATGTTTCTGCCACCTCCTATGCAAAGGAAACGCcgacttaaaattaataataaaaaaatatcaaaaggcGCTCAAATGGGTCTCGGAAAATATAACTTGTCTGATTTGAACAAGTTAGGCggccttttgtgcctgacatgACCTTGTACAAACCAGTTGCAAGAATGGAAATTTTGTAGTGGGTCAGGCCGTGGAGTCCCTCGCTTATTACTGCTCCATGTATATACTACGATTAAGTATATGTTTTACTCGTTAAACGTATTTACGTACGatgaattttaatcaaaaaagtttttttataaatttgacgtttatttaaatgacctatttaaatatctaatccttgggattgatttacCTGGCGTAAAGAAtacttggcaattaaaaagagtggcggagagtttctggCCAATTCTTCTTTCCCGATCTGCCCTTGACTTGGTaacgaactggtagtaaatgtaaatttacaatcaatttaacattttatctGTTGACGTGCATAAGTGTACTtagttatctatatgaataaagtgattttgagtttgaaataaataagccTTTTCCTATGTCGGTTCAATGTTCTAACATTTGAACAAGAACCGCATAATCTATGCGAAACCTACAAAATGTGCAACTTGCATCGAATGACCACAAGCTCCGTAAGCTGCTTACCATTTCTAGAATTAACTACACCATATATACTGCAAAATTAAGCTTATGATACAGAATTACTATCAATAAACTCTAATACCATGtcatattcaataattattaagcaaAAACGTAGCTTAATGTAGTTATGTGTAATCACACGCTTGAGTCAGAAGATAAAGATCAGCCCAATAAGGAAACTAATCCCATCATCCCATGGGCGGATCGTGAATTTGTGAGGATCTGGCTTATTATGCGGAAGTCCCCGAAAACAAGCGACGGGGAATTCTCCGTTACGATCGATTCTCGCGCATCGCACTAGTTGATTGATCTCAGGAATTCCAACATTATGATTGGATTTTTTACAgacatctttttttaattaaaaatgtcgcCTATTAGTatataacatagcttttatacattaagaaaacactttttaaccggattgatgctgtcatattattataaacttataattatttacataattttaaagtggtcacggtgaccacgcacgctgaaaagcacgcgaaacgacggggaaaaaacataaaattatgtgaataattataagtttataataataatacatagcttcaatccggttataaagtgttttcttaatgtcgCCTATTATTTTCAGTGGGGGCTCCGAGCTGCAGCACAAAAAGCCCTTAAGTAGATCTTACCCTGCATCAGCCCAATTATCCCTCGCGGAAGAACGCGTTAAAAATCACGAATATCCAGATTGAACATGCTGATAAACGAATATCCCTTTCTCCCCTCATACTTAAAATcgatttagtttatataattaaattgttaagtGGTTTTTTCGATCCGTATATGTTATGTTTGCGTAAGTttcttgtaccaatgtatcactgtgccgagcgttggcgagctttgataaataaataaaggtaaaGACCACGAAACTCGCTACAATAGCTACAACTCGACCCCATACATGATGAAACAACCATCAGAGAAACCCTTACAAAAATTTGCcttgtagaaaaaaaacaaaatcatataggtaacacaacgaatatgaacgtcaaaaaagaaatatattttaaatgcttttaattttacatttattgccagttctcaaatcaagggcgtagaacggaagagaagaactggcaataagcTCTCGGCCACTCttttttagataattaaatacacCATTTTTTTGCGTGTTTTATAATCAATGTTATGAGGACATCCTTTATCATTCACAATCACTCGTACGCATTTTGGCAGTCAGGTTTAAGGCAACCCGATATTTTGGTGCAACGCACGTGTATTTTTGGAAAGTTCAATGCCCTTGAGgatattataaatacgttCAGAGAACTTTAAAGATATCAAAAATCTAATTTCAGTTCATATCCGCGCAGACTACGtctacaataaatttaataggcTGCCTAATAAACCGGCTGTTGGACAGTCCACACACACAGCGGCCAAAAAAGGGTGGCTTATGAACACACCTTACGCAGGGTTGGTGATTATAGAACTGGAGGGATTTATTATAGGGAAGGAGACTCATTAATGTAaggtgataccgctgcccattgacactctcaatgccggTGGGCTCgcgggtgcgttgccggccttttaaaaattggtacgctacggctgaatatctttcaggctaGCGGCCTGCTAGACGGCCTATTaaacggctaggctgttaattgaacggttggctgcgacatatatattgttatggaATTTACGATTAAGTTTGctatggaagagctgggatGCTTGACACCTATTTTTTACCCAAATCTTACATTATggttataatgaataaacacatttttatttatatatttatattgaaggTATATTCGAAGACTTTGCggaacaatatttataacaataagtGTATCCTTTATAACGCCATTTCTCTATTacgaagaaatatttttatataatttttaaattttcatttacataCTTAAGTCTAATTTGTATAACTCAGCTTACAAAACTAACCTTTTGACGTGCCGAAAGCAAGACACCTGAGGTCATAAACAGCCGTATCGCCATTGCTATTGTTAATTGCATTAACACGCGGGGCGTTATTGGGCGCGATGCGGTCCGTCGTGGCGCGGGAGCAAAGCCCACGTATGCGCCGGCCCCACCTCCTAAAAATAGTGCCTGGACCAAGCCCCCCGTTACGGAGAGCCCTCCCCAGCTCACGTCAGAGGCCTTCCCGCCTCTGCCAACAAAATCGGCACCCGTGAAGCCTTCCCAGGCGCCGGCGCCGACCCCCGTCATAACGGAGAGGCCCACACGCAAGGTGAGCCCTCCAGCTACAGCCCTCAGCCACACGGCGGAGGCCGCCGCGGAATCAGAAAAGGTCCGCGACGCCTTAAATCTTGCGTTTAGCATCGTAGACGCGTTAGACATAGACGCTCTTGTCGCCTTCTCCGAGGCTTTCAAATCCGCCAATAACGCGGAAGACAAGAAGCAACTAGTAATCGAGCACGTCCTGCTCCTTAAGTCCGTGCGGCAATTTGCGGACTCCACCACACCGCAATAGCTACGACCACGTCTAGGATCAAGGCTCGATCACTGTCCGTAGTGACTTTCAATGCAAACGGTTTCAAgccgcaggcagatttggttcgagatttcctcgttcgccaccaaatagatattttcctagtacaggaatctttcctcaagcccagcgttcgcgctcccagattcgcgaattacaacgtagtgcgaaacgaccgacctacggcgaaaggcggtacgctcatttattatagacgagcgctaaactgctcgccgttagacccgccctcccttaccaacatagagtgctctgtgttgcgcgtagccatgaccggccatcagccgattGTTATCGCGTCGGCgtacctccctcccgccaaggacatactagagaacgatctcagaaccctgtttgcgatgggcccctcggtcttattagtcggggatctcaatagcaaacacggggactggaatagcTCAAAACACaaccctaatgggttagccctcaataggcttatagacgtgctcaatttcaacgtcattgcccccatacaaccgactcgcTGTGGCATAAcaacggccttctctcaacggacgtcatagacgtagcggttttacgtaacgtggcactacagccgcgcagcgtagagacgttacacTCTCACAGACTCGGatcacttcccggttcactttgaattcggccctcctaacactcgagagaagaggttcaagtccattgtcgactggcagaagttagacgaggccctcaagcccgccgacacctctgccctcccaaatgtccccgacaatttagtctcgtccgctcacgcgttagacgcgatctcctcggtcactaGCCACAatcagaccaaggtcgccgagtcgtcccggaaggtccaagatgagttcgctcaacgctgggagcttcccccggacgcgaggcgtctattgaccgagaagaacgcggcgactcgcgccttcgccagagcaccgaccgacgaaaaccgcagagcactccgcgcctcgcagcgccgagtcaaagagcgcatgcgggaaattagaaacgaacgctgggaccgtcttaccagcgaattgtcaccttcgcacacggcctattggtctctcgcgcgttccTTAAAAACCGAtacggtggcgtccatgccccctctcaagcgtccaaatctgcctgacgcattcgacgacgacgaaaaagccgagtgcttagccgtcaacctagtggagcagtgcaccccgtatctcgatcatagcgacccggcgcacgtcgaacacgtgaaccgcgaggtcgaacgcatcgtagcactgcccctccctcccgagccgctccctcctacgtcgatcgccgaggtcaaaactctaaaactctaataaagagttcactgcctcgtaaatcaccaggtctcgacgccatctcgaacaaggtcctccggtgcctcccgccccatctgatatgcctactagtgGCCATAttcaattgcctccttgaaaactgcaccttcccggcgcagtggaaagaggccattgtcattggtattcacaaaccaggcaaGCCCCGTAACAATCCCACCAGTTACCGtcctatcagccttctcaatacgcttagcaagctttacgagaaggtacttaaaaagcgcctcctagactttgctctagataaggggctcattcccgatgagcagtttggcttcaggccggcccactcgtgagttcatcaagtccatcgaatcacggagcacatcctctccgggatgaatagctccctgaaaccgagagccacgggtgcgctcttcttcgacatagcgaaagctttcgacaaggtctggcacaacggcttggtttacaagctctaccaccttaatgtgccactaagactcgtgcgtatcgtacacgacttcttgtccgaccgctcaatgcgctatcgcgtagaaggaacgttatcgtctcctcgccccatcatggccaGAGTCCCTCAaggctcggtcctctcgccccttctgttcacgctgtataccggcgacatcctTAGGGCTCCaaatgtggagctagccctctatgccgatgacaccgctctctataccactcataaagatagaggtgtcatcgtggacagactccagacggctaccacgtcgttaggcgaatggtttcggaaatggggcttccaaataaatcccgagaaaagcgtagcagttctctttgccaggggcaaccccggtgctaacgctagggataaatttcacttcaagacagaggtaaccctatacgggcaagccatcccatggcaaaagtccggCAAATATCTAagagtcacgctcgatagcgacatgccgccgttcgcaagaaggcctattttgtcctctctcgcctccatttcctcctaaataaaaggagtcatatgtctctcagacacaaggtgaccctgtacaaggcctgcatccgaccgtgcatgacatacgctagcgtagtctttgcgcattgtgccccttcctatattcaccggctacaggtgcttcagtcgcgattcatgagaatcgcaaccggtgcgcccttctatgtgagaaacgtcgatctccaccacgacctggagctccctaccatagcccaatggatgaagttggcgtccacacgccactttgacaaggctaaacaccatcccaatccgctggtgcgaaatagcatcaactattacctcttcccgacaaaaagggctcgtaggaggccccgactaacggatccggacgatccaattactgtagcaaacaataaattaaatgcaatgcaataataaaaatagaaattcacagattagggtaaaaaaccgcctccaccggggaaggcgaggacctttacttcgcacttcgctcactccagtgagcttccgtcctgcccttcaggcgattgaccaccccgcgacggcccaagccgaggttcgagtctcacaggagacgcccttacgctagccgcgggataaaacgccattctggccgagctacgctcgccaaaacagcccgagctgagctgtaaaggcccttaaggccaacagcgagattccattcaaaaaaaaaactcagttACTTATACATCGTGACCTATCGTGTATTATCAGTCTTAAACGAACTTTGAAACTGTCAAGAAACGAATGCTCGGTCCCTTGAAATTCGTTATAAACCAGTTACACTGTATTTCCAAAAATACACTTCAGAGTTATTTTTAGCCATATCACCGTTATGTTATTTCGATAAACCCACTTACAAATACAACCTTTATGTATGTTTACTTTCACATCCCGTTTTGGACGAGGGCACATTCATACTCTACGACCGAAAGAAAACcattgtaaaaaatacctaaCTAAAAAGAGACGTTCATTCCTCcgacttcgattttgttcccttttgAGTAGACTCTTGGATCggggggttcaagtgcacaggcgctaattacaGATTTCatttggcgcctggtagatagttccagtgaccccagagctgttGCTTTCCTCGTTCAACGTAGTATTGCAACAAggatcgcaatacagcgaggaaatgctgcagCGTTAACGGTACACTGCCTCAGGGACCAAACTGTTTAAATGTTgtttactatgtaggttaagaaaattgttatagCATTAAAGCCTAGTCCAACATATACAGTCTAGGCATGTAGATATGATATATCAGGTAGCTGAAATGTcacatatattattcatatgatTGAATTCTTACTTATATGTCTTAAGGAAAGATGATATAAGTAGAACAGCTTTCTTTATATGGCTACGTAAAGCTAGACACCGAGAAGAGTGGAAGGTCTTAgagg containing:
- the LOC123711758 gene encoding cathepsin O-like isoform X2, translated to MSNASTMLNARFKASRTFSDSAAASAVWLRAVAGGLTLRVGLSVMTGVGAGAWEGFTGADFVGRGGKASDVSWGGLSVTGGLVQALFLGGGAGAYVGFAPAPRRTASRPITPRVLMQLTIAMAIRLFMTSGVLLSARQKEVIDCAGLGNSGCAGGDICLLLDWLTMTKSVVETDKEYPLKLTNGACLMNKNATGVRVKSFTCNDFTSAEDKILASIATHGPVAVAVNALTWQNYLGGVIQYHCSGTPKDLNHAVELVGYDLTADVPYYIAKNSWGSSFGLDGYIHLAIGANTCGLANEVASVDVTV